In Zingiber officinale cultivar Zhangliang chromosome 3B, Zo_v1.1, whole genome shotgun sequence, a single window of DNA contains:
- the LOC121968128 gene encoding 14-3-3-like protein C, translated as MLEVMKKAVKFNVELTVEEQNLLSMGYKNLIGPCRAAWKVFNSMAQKEKAKGNEQHAKMIKEYRLKVESELSDICSDVMTVIDEHLIPSSTTAKSLVFYNNKMKGDYYRYLAEFKTGSKNKNATDQS; from the exons ATGTTGGAGGTGATGAAGAAGGCGGTGAAGTTCAATGTCGAGCTCACCGTGGAGGAGCAGAACCTGCTGTCGATGGGATACAAGAACCTGATTGGGCCGTGTCGAGCCGCGTGGAAGGTGTTCAACTCGATGGCGCAGAAGGAGAAAGCTAAGGGGAATGAGCAGCACGCGAAGATGATAAAGGAGTACAGGTTGAAGGTGGAGTCGGAGCTCTCTGACATCTGCAGCGACGTCATGACTGTGATCGACGAGCATCTCATTCCGTCTTCGACGACCGCAAAATCGTTGGTCTTCTACAACAACAAGAT GAAGGGAGATTATTACCGCTATCTGGCAGAATTTAAGACGGGAAGCAAGAACAAGAATGCTACAGATCAATCCTGA
- the LOC122056136 gene encoding G-type lectin S-receptor-like serine/threonine-protein kinase At2g19130, whose translation MTGLQCSGLNNNPASSEKDGFFEITNVRLPDSPNTLGTAASREGCELACLSNCTCSAYSYNGSGCFVWHGGLLNLQEQYNEADSGSLYLRLSASELQNSERNKKKVAGWVIIGAIVLAILFSSVPATLIVVKKRESRRMIEKAKAMQSGLVSFSYSELQQATRKFSKKLGGGGFGSVFKGSLPGSIDIAVKKLEGLYQGEKQFRAEVSTLGAIQHVNLIRLIGFCSQGTKKLLVYEFMPSGSLADQLFRSNSNVLDWKTRYQIAIGTARGLAYLHEQCRDNIIHCDIKPENILLDDALVPKVADFGLAKLVSRNFSRVLTTIRGSRGYIAPEWILGMSITTKVDVYSYGMMLFEIISGKRNLMHTGESSFEFFPLVATNKLIIGDIKSLLDQRLEGKANSEEYEKACKIACWCIQDDENSRPTMTQIVQALEGNLDVSIPPVPRSLQVLNESSINSSSSHQS comes from the coding sequence ATGACTGGTTTACAATGCAGTGGTCTAAACAACAACCCGGCCAGTTCAGAGAAAGATGGCTTCTTTGAGATAACAAACGTTAGGCTACCTGATAGCCCCAACACTTTGGGCACAGCTGCAAGTAGGGAAGGCTGCGAGTTGGCTTGCTTGAGTAATTGCACTTGCAGTGCTTATTCTTACAATGGTAGTGGCTGCTTTGTTTGGCATGGAGGGTTGCTGAATCTGCAAGAACAATATAACGAAGCTGATTCAGGTAGTCTTTACCTACGCTTGTCTGCCTCGGAGTTGCAAAATTCTGAAAGAAACAAGAAGAAAGTGGCAGGTTGGGTTATCATCGGTGCCATTGTTCTGGCCATCTTATTTTCTAGCGTTCCTGCCACTTTGATTGTGGTAAAGAAGCGAGAAAGTAGGCGGATGATTGAGAAAGCAAAGGCTATGCAGAGTGGTCTCGTCTCGTTCTCATACAGTGAGCTGCAGCAAGCCACACGAAAGTTCTCAAAGAAGCTCGGGGGAGGGGGCTTTGGATCAGTGTTTAAAGGATCGTTGCCTGGCTCAATTGATATTGCTGTGAAGAAGCTTGAGGGCCTTTACCAAGGCGAGAAGCAGTTCCGAGCGGAGGTGAGCACACTAGGAGCCATTCAACATGTAAACCTCATTAGGCTAATCGGCTTTTGCTCTCAAGGGACCAAGAAGTTGTTGGTCTATGAGTTCATGCCAAGCGGTTCGTTAGCTGATCAGCTTTTTCGTAGCAACTCGAATGTCTTGGACTGGAAAACAAGATATCAAATTGCCATCGGAACTGCTAGAGGATTAGCCTATCTCCACGAGCAATGCAGGGACAACATCATACATTGTGACATAAAGCCAGAGAACATACTGTTGGACGATGCACTTGTGCCAAAAGTAGCTGATTTTGGTTTAGCAAAGCTCGTCAGTAGGAACTTTAGCAGAGTTCTCACAACCATTCGAGGAAGTAGAGGGTACATTGCCCCCGAATGGATTTTAGGTATGTCCAtcactacaaaagtagatgttTACAGCTACGGAATGATGTTATTCGAGATCATATCAGGAAAAAGAAACCTAATGCATACAGGAGAAAGTAGTTTTGAGTTCTTCCCCTTAGTCGCAACAAACAAACTCATAATTGGAGATATCAAAAGCTTGCTAGACCAAAGGCTAGAGGGTAAAGCCAACTCAGAAGAGTATGAAAAAGCTTGTAAAATTGCTTGCTGGTGCATTCAAGATGACGAGAACTCAAGGCCAACGATGACTCAAATTGTTCAAGCTCTAGAGGGCAATTTAGATGTAAGCATTCCTCCTGTTCCAAGGTCACTTCAAGTCCTAAACGAGTCGAGCATCAATTCCTCTAGTTCACATCAGAGCTAA
- the LOC122054744 gene encoding G-type lectin S-receptor-like serine/threonine-protein kinase At2g19130, translating to MASCSTSSCLIFSFSLFLLILFSSATTDTISANRSLSGNQNITSKDGNFRLGFFVPPGSPSLSYYVGIWYNKIPLLTPVWVANRASPVPDPAMSELRISGDGNLVLLVNHSNTGVIWSTDVSTSNSTVVAVILDTGNLQLRDESNASLVFWQSFDHPTDTWLPGGKLGFNKLTRRAQGLTSWKSKVDPSPGIFTLEIDPTGETSENFIFWNSSKMYWRSGIWDGHIFNLVLEMTVHYIYDIKFVNDTEEMYFNYTIKTSNITSRFVLDSESGQMQRSTWMENSKSWMPFWSERLNQKQSAQFMGLGFG from the exons ATGGCTTCCTGCTCCACATCTTCATGCCtcatcttctccttctccctGTTTCTCCTCATCCTCTTCTCCTCTGCGACAACTGACACAATTTCTGCAAACCGGTCTCTCTCTGGGAACCAAAACATCACCTCCAAAGATGGCAACTTCAGGCTCGGCTTCTTCGTGCCACCGGGTAGCCCCTCCCTCAGCTACTACGTCGGCATCTGGTACAATAAGATCCCTTTGCTCACCCCCGTGTGGGTGGCCAACAGAGCCTCCCCTGTCCCAGACCCAGCCATGTCGGAGCTTAGAATCTCCGGCGATGGCAACCTCGTCCTCCTCGTCAATCACTCCAATACCGGTGTCATATGGTCTACTGACGTTTCCACGTCCAACTCCACGGTCGTCGCTGTCATCCTTGACACGGGAAATCTCCAGCTCAGGGATGAGTCCAACGCCTCCCTCGTCTTCTGGCAGAGCTTCGACCACCCCACCGACACTTGGCTTCCCGGCGGCAAGCTGGGGTTCAACAAGCTCACCAGGAGAGCCCAAGGCCTCACCTCCTGGAAGAGCAAAGTCGACCCTTCTCCCGGAATCTTCACCCTTGAGATTGATCCGACTGGTGAGACCTCTGAGAATTTTATATTCTGGAATTCGTCGAAGATGTATTGGAGGAGTGGAATTTGGGACGGACACATCTTCAATTTGGTCCTGGAGATGACAGTTCACTATATTTACGACATCAAGTTCGTCAACGATACTGAGGAGATGTATTTCAACTACACTATCAAAACTTCCAATATCACGTCCAGGTTTGTGCTTGATTCTGAATCTGGCCAGATGCAGCGATCGACTTGGATGGAGAATTCCAAGTCATGGATGCCCTTCTGGTCTGAACGACTGAACCAAAAACAAAGTGCTCAGTTTATGGG ATTGGGATTTGGGTGA
- the LOC122056137 gene encoding ISWI chromatin-remodeling complex ATPase CHR11-like isoform X1 encodes MTRLLDILEDYLLYRGYQYCRIDGNTGGEERDASIETFNQPGSQKFIFLLSTRAGGLGINLATADVVILYDSDWNPQVDLQAQDRAHRIGQKKEVQVFRFCNEFAIEEKVIERAYKKLALDALVIQQGRLAEQKTVNKDELLQMVRFGAEMVFSSKDSTITDEDIDRIIAKGEEATVELDVKMKKFTEDAIKFKMDDSMLIPF; translated from the exons atGACTAGACTTCTGGACATACTGGAAGATTACTTGCTATATCGTGGTTACCAATATTGCCGAATTGATGGGAATACTGGGGGAGAAGAACGGGATGCTTCCATTGAAACATTTAATCAACCTGGAAGCCAAAAGTTCATCTTCTTACTTTCTACAAGAGCTGGTGGATTGGGAATTAATCTTGCTACAGCAGATGTTGTCATTCTCTATGATAGTGACTG GAATCCACAAGTTGATTTGCAAGCACAGGATCGTGCTCATAGAATTGGGCAAAAGAAAGAAGTTCAAGTGTTCCGTTTCTGTAATGAG TTTGCAATTGAGGAGAAAGTGATAGAGAGAGCATACAAGAAGCTTGCACTTGATGCCTTGGTTATTCAACAAGGACGATTAGCAGAACAGAAAA CTGTTAATAAAGATGAACTTctacaaatggttagatttggtGCTGAAATGGTTTTTAGCTCCAAGGACAGTACAATAACTGATGAGGATATCGATCGTATCATAGCTAAAGGAGAAGAAGCGACTGTTGAACTTGATGTGAAAATGAAAAAGTTTACAGAGGATGCAATAAAGTTTAAGATGGATGACAGTATGCTGATTCCTTTCTGA
- the LOC122056137 gene encoding ISWI chromatin-remodeling complex ATPase CHR11-like isoform X2, whose protein sequence is MGILGEKNGMLPLKHLINLEAKSSSSYFLQELVDWELILLQQMLSFSMIVTVDLQAQDRAHRIGQKKEVQVFRFCNEFAIEEKVIERAYKKLALDALVIQQGRLAEQKTVNKDELLQMVRFGAEMVFSSKDSTITDEDIDRIIAKGEEATVELDVKMKKFTEDAIKFKMDDSMLIPF, encoded by the exons ATGGGAATACTGGGGGAGAAGAACGGGATGCTTCCATTGAAACATTTAATCAACCTGGAAGCCAAAAGTTCATCTTCTTACTTTCTACAAGAGCTGGTGGATTGGGAATTAATCTTGCTACAGCAGATGTTGTCATTCTCTATGATAGTGACTG TTGATTTGCAAGCACAGGATCGTGCTCATAGAATTGGGCAAAAGAAAGAAGTTCAAGTGTTCCGTTTCTGTAATGAG TTTGCAATTGAGGAGAAAGTGATAGAGAGAGCATACAAGAAGCTTGCACTTGATGCCTTGGTTATTCAACAAGGACGATTAGCAGAACAGAAAA CTGTTAATAAAGATGAACTTctacaaatggttagatttggtGCTGAAATGGTTTTTAGCTCCAAGGACAGTACAATAACTGATGAGGATATCGATCGTATCATAGCTAAAGGAGAAGAAGCGACTGTTGAACTTGATGTGAAAATGAAAAAGTTTACAGAGGATGCAATAAAGTTTAAGATGGATGACAGTATGCTGATTCCTTTCTGA